In Clostridia bacterium, a single window of DNA contains:
- a CDS encoding LuxR C-terminal-related transcriptional regulator → MLEKRTALAVALSAALVLILCPASMASCARRNLDHRKISLSELVEYSTVAMSQAVLTLRRQLDAYENLTFQFAVNPDLNALLADYAGGGDANQLAIANRTFSNYLESWTFGDQAVYDALFLGEANRARKALTMSETLPAEFIGSFRDSQVHDAIVKADGKPVWFANVQVTSMGSSFVVLGRRLKYFSSGRPLGVFAILIRPECICRLIADYLAENYYFSVGTVRSSYLLIMDGRGRLISIPPNEADGPTTEANARWALACTSQLRKTLPGCANSGYFTTTLGDHDVVVMYSSVEGTDWHVFVPILPRRRQFAPPLTYVAHDPWAVATGAAAAGLVQITIIIIQRTHKRRAGAPAGCIADAPLTSGGGTYAKLPESTGSEAHAPKAQAKPAWLYMLTPREKAILFLLSQGHSNREIAERMCLAEQTVKNHLSVMYDKLGVRDRTQASLMAVGVVLSDEEMDLPEK, encoded by the coding sequence ATGCTCGAGAAGCGAACAGCGCTCGCTGTGGCGCTTAGCGCTGCCCTAGTGTTGATTCTTTGCCCGGCGTCGATGGCGTCATGCGCGCGGAGGAATTTGGATCACAGGAAAATCTCCCTATCCGAGCTAGTGGAATACTCGACTGTGGCCATGAGCCAGGCTGTGCTGACTCTCCGGAGGCAACTGGACGCGTACGAGAACCTGACGTTTCAGTTCGCGGTCAATCCAGACCTAAATGCGCTCCTCGCTGATTACGCAGGTGGCGGAGACGCGAACCAGCTAGCTATTGCCAACCGCACTTTCTCGAACTACCTGGAGAGCTGGACGTTCGGCGATCAAGCCGTGTATGACGCGCTTTTCTTGGGTGAAGCCAATCGAGCGCGCAAGGCTCTGACCATGAGCGAGACGCTGCCTGCCGAGTTCATAGGATCATTCCGGGATTCGCAGGTTCACGATGCTATTGTCAAGGCCGACGGCAAGCCTGTCTGGTTCGCTAATGTACAGGTCACCTCCATGGGATCAAGCTTCGTCGTATTGGGCAGACGACTCAAGTATTTCTCGTCCGGCAGGCCCCTCGGCGTTTTCGCCATACTGATCAGGCCGGAGTGTATTTGTCGCCTGATTGCCGACTACCTGGCTGAGAACTACTACTTTTCCGTGGGAACGGTTAGGTCCAGTTACCTCCTGATTATGGACGGCAGAGGACGGCTCATCTCCATTCCGCCCAACGAGGCAGACGGGCCCACAACCGAAGCCAATGCTCGCTGGGCACTGGCATGTACGTCACAGCTCCGGAAGACACTGCCCGGTTGCGCGAACAGTGGTTATTTCACTACTACACTGGGCGATCACGATGTTGTGGTCATGTATTCGTCTGTCGAAGGCACCGACTGGCACGTGTTCGTGCCGATTTTGCCTCGTAGGCGACAATTCGCGCCGCCTTTAACGTACGTCGCGCACGACCCGTGGGCTGTGGCGACCGGGGCGGCCGCGGCAGGTTTGGTGCAGATCACCATCATCATCATCCAACGCACGCACAAACGCCGAGCAGGTGCGCCTGCTGGCTGTATAGCGGACGCACCTCTCACTTCTGGTGGGGGCACGTATGCGAAGCTGCCGGAGTCAACCGGCTCCGAGGCTCATGCTCCCAAAGCTCAGGCAAAGCCTGCCTGGCTCTACATGCTGACGCCAAGAGAGAAGGCGATACTGTTCCTGCTCTCTCAAGGTCATTCCAACCGCGAAATAGCTGAACGCATGTGCCTTGCTGAACAGACTGTAAAGAACCACCTGAGCGTGATGTATGACAAGCTCGGAGTGCGCGACCGTACTCAGGCATCGCTAATGGCCGTTGGGGTCGTGCTCTCCGACGAAGAGATGGACTTGCCGGAGAAGTGA
- a CDS encoding penicillin acylase family protein produces MRGGSVRDLKAMSKDQAAPAIWDAFQACCFKNLFEPWWTWSGLSDLKHFSLDGIQLSSAGWKGAMAATLERPSTTPPDASAGEVHHRTVPSLLEKKELGRGPYSSGGGGRCPNVAGGAEPAVHGPSWRMIVSLTDPVKSWAVYPGGQSEDPTSPHYDDQLKLWLDCKYKDIHFAFESRVEPGDYIREVLIMSPGG; encoded by the coding sequence ATGCGTGGAGGGAGTGTGAGAGACCTTAAGGCGATGAGTAAGGACCAGGCCGCCCCGGCCATCTGGGATGCCTTCCAGGCATGCTGCTTCAAGAACCTGTTCGAGCCATGGTGGACATGGTCCGGTTTGTCGGACCTCAAGCACTTCTCTCTGGACGGCATTCAGCTTTCATCAGCTGGTTGGAAGGGCGCCATGGCAGCTACTCTGGAAAGACCGAGCACTACTCCGCCGGACGCATCTGCGGGAGAGGTGCATCATAGAACTGTGCCGTCTCTTCTGGAGAAGAAGGAGCTGGGGCGCGGCCCGTACTCATCAGGCGGAGGCGGAAGATGCCCCAACGTGGCTGGAGGAGCCGAGCCTGCTGTTCACGGCCCCAGCTGGCGAATGATAGTGAGCTTGACCGACCCGGTGAAGTCGTGGGCTGTGTATCCTGGCGGGCAATCCGAGGATCCGACAAGCCCGCACTACGACGACCAGTTGAAACTGTGGCTTGACTGCAAGTATAAGGACATTCATTTCGCGTTCGAGTCCAGGGTGGAGCCTGGCGATTACATCAGGGAAGTGCTCATCATGTCGCCAGGCGGTTAG
- a CDS encoding FAD-dependent oxidoreductase yields MGGGSDCRYDVVVVGGGPSGIAAALAAAREGAKTLLIERYGFLGGLSTAAGVYPWQGFHTSSGDQCVRGLAQAIVDRLVEMGASPGHLRDTTGWTYSVTPFDAEALRALADRMLAESDVDTLLHSAVMGALVHKGRIGALEALSGCRRLTVEGAMFVDASGDGDLAYLAGVPLEVGRHVDGLTQPMTMNFRMGGVRIRDIAEYMQANPEEFHKTSLIGELTAMPLTGVSGFFSLWREYGPKTIPRDRVLFFTGIRPGEVHVNTSRVLGRCGTDPWDMTRAETEGRRQVELIARFLQRHVPGFSDSHLLNTAAQIGVRETRRLVGCYTLTRDDVLSGRAFPDSVCRGGYPIDIHDPAGSGLSTDGGIPSAGYSVPFRCLIAERLDNLFVTGRAISVSHEALGATRVTPTCMALGEAVGTAAGLCATNARTAHDIDIVHLQQRLQERGAVI; encoded by the coding sequence ATGGGCGGCGGCAGCGACTGCAGATACGATGTAGTGGTCGTGGGCGGCGGGCCGTCTGGAATAGCCGCAGCGTTGGCCGCCGCCCGCGAAGGAGCAAAGACTCTTCTGATTGAACGCTACGGCTTTCTCGGGGGGCTGTCTACCGCGGCAGGGGTTTACCCGTGGCAGGGGTTTCACACCTCCTCAGGTGATCAGTGTGTCCGGGGACTGGCTCAGGCTATCGTCGACCGTCTAGTGGAGATGGGCGCTAGCCCGGGTCATCTTCGCGACACGACAGGATGGACATACTCAGTGACCCCGTTCGACGCGGAGGCGCTGCGCGCTCTTGCCGACCGAATGCTGGCGGAGAGCGATGTTGATACGCTGTTGCACTCAGCAGTGATGGGCGCGTTGGTCCACAAAGGGCGGATCGGCGCTCTGGAGGCGCTCTCTGGATGCAGGAGGCTGACAGTGGAAGGCGCGATGTTCGTGGACGCCAGCGGGGACGGTGACTTGGCGTACCTTGCGGGAGTCCCGCTTGAGGTGGGCAGGCACGTGGATGGCCTCACGCAGCCGATGACGATGAATTTCCGCATGGGAGGCGTCCGGATACGTGACATAGCAGAGTACATGCAGGCGAACCCTGAAGAATTCCACAAGACCAGTCTCATTGGTGAGTTGACAGCGATGCCTTTGACCGGAGTATCAGGTTTCTTCTCGTTGTGGCGAGAATATGGTCCCAAGACGATCCCCCGCGACAGAGTGCTGTTCTTTACGGGCATTCGGCCCGGAGAGGTTCACGTGAACACCTCACGCGTGTTGGGTCGCTGCGGCACAGATCCCTGGGACATGACTCGGGCAGAAACAGAAGGACGCAGACAGGTCGAGCTGATCGCGCGTTTCCTTCAGCGCCATGTGCCCGGGTTTAGCGATTCGCATCTGCTCAATACCGCCGCGCAGATTGGCGTGCGCGAGACCAGAAGGCTTGTGGGATGCTACACGCTTACAAGAGACGACGTGCTGTCAGGGAGAGCGTTTCCCGACAGTGTATGCCGCGGAGGATACCCTATAGATATTCACGATCCCGCAGGATCTGGACTCTCAACTGACGGCGGCATTCCCTCGGCAGGATACAGTGTGCCCTTCCGTTGCTTGATCGCCGAGAGACTCGATAACCTATTTGTTACAGGAAGGGCCATATCGGTGAGTCACGAAGCCCTCGGCGCGACACGAGTCACCCCAACGTGCATGGCGCTTGGGGAAGCGGTCGGGACCGCGGCCGGCTTGTGCGCTACGAACGCACGAACGGCGCACGACATCGATATCGTGCATCTCCAGCAGCGACTTCAGGAACGCGGCGCGGTGATCTGA
- a CDS encoding methyl-accepting chemotaxis protein encodes MNIKIRSKLMLLIVLLLLAMGGLGWFSITRIDLLTHDIAAMGTNLLPRTQDVLNAKYYAASLRRNTLQHILSETREEMDTYQSRIEDDAKRYESNMASLSQLLTTEAGRQTYSSLESTWREYHNITNEIVSLSERGITGDAKSLVRGRARELGESIKQTLDELIGLINDNCDAVLAAAQANAARSRTTVLIVILALAAIGTLLGLYLARIITSPLRGLVDVAERVAQGDLTSSPEVRSRDEVGLLAHALGQMVANLRNIIGNTTATARDVAAASEQLAAGAEQAASAVNQISTTVQQLAAGAGEQSSSAATTAEAVERLSANIDHVSKGTDSQKVEIGKAGRLVLETSSSLDDTMAVLSNMRSVAQQNADVSTKGKESVGSVMANIQRISEKTSVATDQIRELDSHSQEISKIVEVINDIADETNLLALNAAIEAARAGEHGRGFAVVADEVRKLAERSSSETKAIEELIERVGRATESTVATIESQQEEVRQGRELSSQAEAILNEINSTALRSVEEIARLVQSSTQLQQASEEAEEAIRDVTSVAEANAAAVTDMTERMGEVKRASENVAAISGETAAAVEEVSASTEEVNASVEEISTSAKALADTAARLQTIAAGFRL; translated from the coding sequence ATGAATATCAAAATCAGGTCGAAGCTCATGTTGTTGATAGTGCTATTGCTGCTGGCCATGGGGGGGCTGGGTTGGTTCTCGATCACTCGAATCGACCTACTCACTCACGACATTGCAGCAATGGGCACAAATCTTCTTCCTAGGACTCAAGACGTCCTCAATGCCAAGTACTATGCAGCCAGCCTCAGGAGGAATACACTCCAACACATCCTGTCAGAGACTCGTGAAGAAATGGATACGTACCAATCCAGAATAGAAGACGACGCAAAGCGATATGAAAGCAACATGGCAAGCCTAAGTCAGCTCCTTACTACCGAGGCCGGGAGGCAGACGTACTCTTCGCTTGAGAGTACATGGAGGGAGTACCACAATATCACGAACGAGATTGTATCGCTTTCTGAGCGCGGCATAACCGGGGACGCGAAGTCTTTGGTGCGTGGCAGGGCCCGCGAACTTGGGGAATCCATAAAGCAGACTCTCGATGAACTCATTGGGCTCATAAACGACAACTGCGATGCTGTTCTCGCCGCAGCCCAGGCCAACGCTGCCAGAAGTCGAACCACTGTGCTCATTGTCATACTGGCGCTGGCTGCAATAGGAACCCTTCTTGGACTCTACTTGGCCAGAATCATTACATCTCCTCTCCGAGGTCTGGTCGACGTGGCCGAGCGTGTTGCCCAGGGCGACCTCACCTCCAGCCCCGAGGTTCGTTCTCGTGATGAAGTAGGTCTTCTCGCCCACGCTCTGGGTCAGATGGTGGCCAACCTCAGGAACATAATCGGAAACACCACTGCTACTGCTCGCGACGTTGCAGCCGCAAGTGAGCAGTTGGCGGCTGGGGCAGAGCAGGCAGCCAGTGCCGTCAATCAGATATCCACTACCGTTCAGCAACTGGCGGCGGGCGCCGGCGAGCAGTCTAGCAGCGCTGCCACCACGGCCGAGGCTGTGGAGCGCCTCAGCGCCAACATCGATCATGTATCCAAGGGCACTGATTCTCAGAAGGTCGAGATCGGCAAAGCTGGAAGGCTAGTGCTCGAGACGAGCTCGTCGCTTGATGACACCATGGCTGTTCTCTCGAACATGAGGTCTGTGGCCCAGCAGAATGCAGACGTGTCCACAAAAGGCAAGGAGTCGGTTGGTTCTGTGATGGCGAATATACAGCGCATCAGTGAAAAGACTTCAGTCGCCACAGATCAGATACGCGAACTCGACAGCCACTCTCAGGAGATCAGCAAGATCGTTGAAGTCATAAACGACATTGCGGATGAAACGAATCTGTTGGCTTTGAACGCCGCCATTGAGGCGGCGCGCGCAGGCGAACATGGCAGGGGTTTCGCAGTAGTCGCCGATGAGGTGCGCAAGCTGGCCGAGCGGTCGTCAAGCGAAACCAAGGCCATAGAAGAGCTTATCGAACGAGTGGGCAGGGCAACCGAGAGCACGGTGGCCACTATCGAATCGCAGCAAGAGGAAGTCAGGCAGGGCAGGGAATTATCCAGTCAGGCAGAGGCGATTCTGAACGAGATAAACTCAACGGCCCTCAGATCCGTGGAGGAGATAGCGCGATTGGTCCAGTCGTCGACTCAACTGCAGCAGGCCAGTGAAGAGGCCGAAGAAGCTATCCGCGATGTGACTTCCGTCGCTGAGGCCAACGCTGCCGCTGTAACAGACATGACCGAAAGAATGGGCGAAGTGAAACGAGCCAGCGAAAACGTGGCCGCCATATCCGGAGAGACGGCTGCCGCGGTTGAAGAGGTGTCGGCTTCGACGGAAGAAGTGAACGCTTCGGTGGAGGAGATATCCACTTCTGCAAAGGCACTTGCAGACACGGCGGCGCGGCTTCAGACCATTGCGGCCGGCTTCCGGCTTTGA